In one Bactrocera tryoni isolate S06 chromosome 5, CSIRO_BtryS06_freeze2, whole genome shotgun sequence genomic region, the following are encoded:
- the LOC120777584 gene encoding DNA-directed RNA polymerase III subunit RPC8, which produces MFVLAELKDTIRIAPDQFHLKLVEAIRDEINRKLANKVLLNLGLCIALKDIVSLKDSIILPGDGASHTEVLFRYIVFRPTIGSILTGKIRSCSREGVHVTLGFFDDILIPPSALQHPSRFEEAEQAWVWEYPLEDGAKHDLFMDIGEPIKFRVSREIFEESSPIGPPKTDAQQASTSAAASAAAASSQQTEVKTPYRIVAAINESGLGVLSWWDQQNQGAEEGDENEDEDNVEYENDEDGEGAYEE; this is translated from the exons ATGTTTGTGCTCGCTGAGTTGAAGGATACTATACGAATAGCGCCGGATCAATTTCACTTGAAATTGGTTGAAGCGATACGCGACGAAATTAACCGGAAGTTGGCTAACAAG gttttattaaatcttggccTCTGCATTGCGCTCAAAGATATAGTTTCGTTGAAAGACTCCATTATACTGCCCGGCGATGGCGCTTCACATACTGAAGTGCTGTTTCGCTACATTGTCTTCCGTCCCACCATTGGAAGCATACTCACTGGTAAAATACGTAGCTGTAGTCGCGAAGGTGTACACGTGACTTTGGGTTTCTTCGACGACATACTAATACCGCCGTCAGCGTTACAACATCCCTCTCGCTTTGAAGAAGCTGAACAAGCTTGGGTATGGGAATATCCACTGGAAGATGGTGCAAAACATGATTTGTTCATGGATATTGGTGAACCTATCAAGTTTCGTGTGTCACGTGAAATTTTCGAAGAGAGCTCACCTATTGGACCACCTAAAACAGATGCACAGCAAGCAAGCACATCCGCAGCGGCATCGGCGGCGGCAGCGTCATCACAACAAACTGAAGTTAAAACGCCTTATAGAATAGTG gCTGCCATTAATGAATCTGGTCTAGGAGTGTTGTCGTGGTGGGATCAGCAAAATCAGGGCGCAGAGGAGGGTGACGAAAATGAAGATGAGGATAATGTAGAATATGAAAATGACGAAGATGGTGAAGGTGCCTATGAAGaatga